In Candidatus Kapaibacterium thiocyanatum, the DNA window CTGCCGTATCGCGCGATGGAAGGAAGGCGAACGCCAGGACATCGTTCCGTGGCGCAAGGTGCGCGGTCTGAACCCTGTAGGCGAATGGAACACCCTGGAAGTCCGCCGTACGAACGACGCCCTCACCTGCTTCGTGAACGGTACGCCGAACGTCATGTTCCCGTATTCCTACTATCGCATCTTCGGTAACAAGATCGCTCCCATCGTCCATGAAGAACGTACCGTCGACATCGACTGGATACGTGTCAAGGCCTCGGATATGGCGCCTGTCAGCGTTGCGGAGGGTGTGGATACCAATGTCCGGCCGAGGAATCTCGGTCCCAACATCAACGCGAAGTCCGACGAACTGGTCGACTGTTTCACGGCCGACGGACAGGTGCTCTACTTCAGCCGCGGCAGCCATCCGGAGAACGTGGGCAAGGAGCTGCGTCGCGACGTGTGGATGTCGACGCGGCAGCGCGATGGTTCATGGTCGAAGGCCGTGAATCTCGGCAAGCCGATCAACAACGAAGGACACAACTTCGCCATCGCCATCACGCCCGACCAGAACATGATGCTGCTCCAGAACCAGTACGATGCCAAGGGCGAGTTTCTGGGCGAGGGGATGTCCATCACGTATCGTACGGCCACGGGGTGGTCGATGCCGAAGAACCAGACCATCGAGAACTTCTACAACTATGCGTCCGTTCTCAATTCGTATCTCGCACCGGACGGGACGACGCTCATCATGACCTGCGAGCGGGACGATTCGAAGGGTGGCCAGGATCTCTACGTGCTGTTCAGGAAGAACGACTCCACATGGACAGCACCGTCGAACCTCGGCTCGACGATCAATACGACAGGGGCGGAAACGGCGCCCTTCATCGCGGCCGACGGCCGCACACTCTACTTCGCCAGCTACGGTCATCCGGGATACGGCGGATACGACGTCTTCATGTCGCGTCGCCTCGACGATACATGGATGAAGTGGTCGACGCCGATCAATCTCGGTAAGGGTATCAATACCGACGAACACGATTCCTTTCTCTACATTCCCGCGCAGGGCGATTCGGCATATTTCTCCACGCAGAAGGATACCTACGGCGAATCCGATATCGTATCCGTGCCCGTTCCTCCGTCGCTGCGGCCCAATCCCGTCTTCCTCGTCAGTGGTCGCGTGCTGAATGCCGAAACGAAGCAGCCTCTCGCAGCCGCCATCCGATACGAACGGCTATCCGATGGCAAGGACGTGGGTATCGCCCGTTCGCATCCGTCGGACGGACGATACAAGGTGTCCCTGCCGAGCGGCCAGGTCTACGGTGTCCGCGCCGAAGCCGAAGGCTTCTATCCGATGGCCGAGCAGTTCGATGCGAAGTCGCTGGACAAATACACGCAGGTCGATCGAGACCTGTATCTGACGCCCATCAAGGAGAACGTCGCCATCCGTCTGAACAACGTTTTCTTCGACAGCGGGAAATGGGATCTGCGCCCCGAGTCGCACCCGGAACTCGATCGTCTCGCCTCCTTCCTCAGGACGTCTGCAGTATCCATCGAACTGGCTGGGCATACGGACAACATAGGGTCCGATGCCGACAACCTCCAGTTGTCGCAGAACCGTGTGAACAGCGTTCGCAACTATCTCGTGGAGAAGGGCATTCCCGCATCGCGTCTGGTCGCCAAGGGCTACGGTGAAAGTCGTCCTCTCGCATCGAACGATGACGAGGCAGGGCGCCAGAACAATCGCCGCGTGGAATTCATGATCGTCAAGCGATAGCCGCCATAGTCCTATCTTCGCAGATGCTCTCGCTCAACGGACTTCTCGAACTGTCGGTACCGCTCGTCCTGGCTTCCCAATCGCCACGGCGTCAGGCCTTGCTCACGCACGTGGGGTTCGACTTCTCCGTCGTCGTGCCGAACGTTGACGAAGACAGCGTGCCGGTGACGTTGCCGCCCGCCGACTACGTTTCGCAACTCGCGTTGATGAAGGCCGTTCGTGGTGCGGAGATGTCCGGGAATGACGTCATCGTCCTGGGATCGGACACGACCGTCGTACTCGATGGTCGGGTTCTCAACAAGCCTGTCGACGCCATGGATGCCGCGCGGATGCTACGCTCGCTGAGTGGGCGTACGCATACGGTCTATACGGGCATCGCCCTCGTCCATGCGGCGAGCGGACGTTCCGTGACGGCCGTTCGTGATACGCGTGTGACCTTCCGCGATCTCGACGATGCCGAGATCGAGGCCTATGTCGCATCGGGATCACCGCTCGACAAGGCGGGTGCCTACGGTATCCAGGATGACTTCGGTGCCGTCTTCGTCAATCGCGTCGAAGGATGCTACTACACCATCGTCGGCCTTCCGCTCGAGCTACTCTATACGACGCTGCGCGACTTCGTGGCAGGAGAACGTCATGCGTAGAGGCGTACGCGAAGGAGCGATGACGGTGACGCTGCTGGCGCCGTGGATCCTCACGCTCCTCGTCTTCTGGTTGTATCCTCTGGGCTACGCTCTGGTCCTGAGCTTCTCGAAGTACGCCACGCTCACGAACGACATGTCCTTCGTCGGCTTCGACAACTATCGTCGGGTGTTCACCGACGGCACGTTCTGGAATGCACTGAAGAATACCGTCATCTTCACGTTCGGCACCGTGCCCGTGACGACGGTCTTCGCGCTCGCACTCGCATCGGCCCTGCAGCGACGCCATCCGCGCCTCAGTGCGGTCTTCCGGGCCTCGTACTTCATGCCGTCGGTCACGTCGCTCGTGGTGATCGCTCTGATCTTCACCAATCTCTATGCCCGTGATGGTTACGTGAATGCGCTGGCGGGAATGATGGGGCTGCCGTATCCTGCCCGAGGCTGGCTGCTCGATACGTCGACGGCTCTCGGGTCCATCATGGCCATGGACGTGTGGATCAGCACCGGATACTACATGGTGCTCTTCCTCGCCGGTATGGAAGCGATACCGAAGGATCTCTACGAAAGCGCCGAGCTGGCTGGAGCCACGCGGTGGCAGCAGTTCATCCGGATCACGCTGCCCATGCTGAAGCCGACCATGCTCTTCGTGCTCGTGATCAACACCATCAAGAGTTTCCAGATCTTCGTCGAGGTGTATGTGATGACGAAGGGCGGGCCGCTCGGTGCCACTACGACGCTCGTCTATGAAGTATACGTACAGGCGTTCGAGCAATCGGACATGATGGGCTATGCCTGTGCGCTGGCCTATGTGATCTTCATCATTCTCCTCATGCTGTCGCTCGGCCAGATGAAGCTGATCGGCAGCCGTGACTGACAAACCGGAATCGACGTCATGAATATCGGACTCCTGCCAGGACTGCTCATCGCCTACGTTATCGGCATGATCCCAACGGCTTATCTCGTCCTGAAGTTCTCCCACGG includes these proteins:
- a CDS encoding septum formation protein Maf; the encoded protein is MLSLNGLLELSVPLVLASQSPRRQALLTHVGFDFSVVVPNVDEDSVPVTLPPADYVSQLALMKAVRGAEMSGNDVIVLGSDTTVVLDGRVLNKPVDAMDAARMLRSLSGRTHTVYTGIALVHAASGRSVTAVRDTRVTFRDLDDAEIEAYVASGSPLDKAGAYGIQDDFGAVFVNRVEGCYYTIVGLPLELLYTTLRDFVAGERHA